A single region of the Fusarium fujikuroi IMI 58289 draft genome, chromosome FFUJ_chr05 genome encodes:
- a CDS encoding related to putative tartrate transporter: protein MAQRDEKTDIRDVEPQIFQNEYPEKAIPRVDKIDYSGAHEKTDPKEIALVKKLDRWMMPMLWSMYWLNYLDRNAIALARLNDLEEDLNLKGTEYQTCVSILFVGYILGQIPSNMFLTRTRPSRYMGIMMMLWAIVSALTAVAKDFKGLLLTRFFLGLTEAPYYPGAVYLLSIFYTRKEVATRIAILYTGNILATAFAGLIAAGIFHGLDDVAGLAGWKWLFILQGAVTFVIAVAGYFILPDFPLTTRWLTEEERQLAHNRMELDTVGNEGETSTWKGLKQAASDPMVWIFCAMAHLHLAANGFKNFFPSVVKTLGFNTTITLVLTCPPYLIAGASTILVSWMSGKYNERTWHITASKTVAVIGFASAAATLNTAGRYVCMVIFTIGTYAVNSLILGWCGSVCGQTKEKKAVAISMVTMIMNISFIWTPYLWPKSDEPRYAIAMASSAAFSIGTAALAWLAKIILKRRNQKLRAQDSETEIFYVY, encoded by the exons atggctcagcGTGACGAAAAGACCGACATCAGGGACGTCGAGCCCCAGATCTTTCAGAATGAGTATCCGGAGAAGGCAATCCCTCGGGTTGACAAGATTGATTACTCTGGTGCTCATGAGAAGACTGATCCTAAGGAGATTGCTCttgtgaagaagcttgatcgATGGATGATG CCCATGCTTTGGAGTATGTACTGGCTCAACTATCTTGACCGCAATGCTATTGCTCTTGCGCGTCTGAATGATCTCGAGGAGGATCTTAACCTCAAGGGAACTG AGTATCAGACATGTGTCTCTATCCTCTTCGTCGGTTACATCCTCGGCCAAATCCCCTCCAACATGTTCCTCACCCGCACCCGCCCCTCTCGCTACATG ggtatcatgatgatgctctggGCCATCGTCAGCGCACTCACCGCCGTCGCAAAGGACTTCAAGGGTCTCCTCCTCACCcgcttcttcctcggtcTCACCGAAGCCCCCTACTACCCCGGCGCCGTCTATCTCCTCTCTATCTTCTACACCCGCAAGGAGGTCGCAACCCGCATCGCCATCCTGTATACCGGAAACATCCTCGCCACTGCTTTCGCTGGTCTCATCGCCGCTGGTATCTTCCACGGTCTTGATGACGTCGCTGGCCTTGCTGGCTGGAAgtggctcttcatcctccagGGTGCTGTCACTTTTGTGATTGCTGTTGCCGGCTACTTTATCCTCCCTGATTTCCCTCTTACCACTCGATGGCtgactgaggaggagagacaGTTGGCGCATAACCGTATGGAGCTTGATACTGTGGGTAACGAGGGTGAGACCAGCACATGGAAGGGTCTTAAGCAGGCTGCTAGTGATCCTATGGTTTGGATCTTCTGTGCTATGGCTCATCTCCACTTGGCTGCCAACGGTTTCAAGAACTTT TTCCCCTCTGTCGTCAAGACTCTCggcttcaacaccaccatcacccTCGTCCTCACCTGCCCTCCCTACCTCATCGCCGGCGCCAGTACCATACTCGTCTCATGGATGTCAGGCAAATACAACGAGCGAACTTGGCACATCACCGCCTCCAAGACCGTCGCAGTCATCGGTTTCGCCTCCGCGGCTGCTACTCTCAACACAGCCGGTCGCTACGTCTGCATGgtcatcttcaccatcggAACCTACGCCGTCAACAGTCTTATCCTCGGTTGGTGCGGCTCTGTCTGCGGTCagaccaaggagaagaaggctgttgCCATCAGCATGGTTACTATGATTATGAACATCAGCTTTATCTGGACTCCTTATCTCTGGCCCAAGAGCGACGAGCCCAGATATGCTATTGCCATGGCCAGCAGTGCTGCTTTCAGTATTGGCACTGCAgctcttgcttggcttgCTAAGATCATTCTCAAGAGGCGAAACCAGAAGCTCCGTGCTCAGGATAGCGAGACTGAGATCTTTTATGTCTACTAA